In Ctenopharyngodon idella isolate HZGC_01 chromosome 20, HZGC01, whole genome shotgun sequence, the following proteins share a genomic window:
- the LOC127502795 gene encoding P-selectin-like isoform X1 has protein sequence MSVHIGVFWLILVSVEGWTYHTDKKAMTWNKTRQWCQKHYTDIVMVHNENVTHFLTKILQSRSSTPYYWIGLQKINGNWTWVANGQIVNYQNWGVGEPNNVKTDENCVEYISNENKNGKWNDDQCEKEKYPVCHKAQCLNNSCSDRELCIEQVNNFTCVCKPGFSGPRCEKVVSCEQLSAPPHGWMECSGVYGNHSLNSTCKFSCAGGYKLRGTAELKCSSSGAWNVPPPSCAVVSCEQLSAPPHGWMECSGVYGNHSLNSTCKFSCAGGYKLRGTAELKCNSSGAWKVPPPSCAVVSCEQLSAPPHGWMECSGVYGNHSLNSTCKFSCAGGYKLRGTAELKCNSSGAWNVPPPSCAVVSCEQLSAPPHGWMECSGVYGNHSLNSTCKFSCAGGYKLRGTAELKCNSSGAWNVPPPSCAVVSCEQLSAPPHGWMECSGVYGNHSLNSTCKFSCAGGYKLRGTAELKCNSSGAWNVPPPSCAVVSCEQLSAPPHGWMECSGVYGNHSLNSTCKFSCAGGYKLRGTAELKCNSSGAWNVPPPSCAVVSCEQLSAPPHGWMECSGVYGNHSLNSTCKFSCAGGYKLRGTAELRCNSSGAWNIPPPSCAVECFPLLLFGGGLMNCTEGHDSSRSACRVQCPPGHLLLGFTEFTCRADGIWESSFPLMCASFVHSLIALLASVVVSVFCGCFCCSNCRNSKKAVRMRTQQETLNPAFEAEHTPLDGPLCSA, from the exons ATGTCTGTGCACATAGGAGTTTTCTGGCTGATACTGG TCAGTGTTGAAGGATGGACGTATCACACAGATAAAAAGGCAATGACCTGGAATAAGACAAGGCAGTGGTGTCAAAAACATTACACAGACATTGTGATGGTTCACAATGAAAATGTAACACATTTCCTTACAAAAATTTTGCAAAGTAGATCCTCAACTCCTTACTACTGGATTGGACTCCAAAAGATCAATGGCAATTGGACGTGGGTTGCCAACGGACAGATCGTGAACTATCAAAACTGGGGAGTTGGAGAACCCAACAATGTTAAGACTGATGAAAACTGTGTGGAATACATCAGCAACGAAAACAAGAATGGCAAGTGGAATGATGACCAGTGCGAAAAAGAAAAGTATCCTGTGTGTCACAAAG cacAATGTCTAAACAATTCATGCAGTGATAGAGAGCTCTGCATAGAACAAGTCAACAACTTCACCTGTGTATGTAAGCCAGGTTTCTCTGGACCACGCTGTGAAAAAG TTGTGTCATGTGAGCAACTATCCGCACCACCGCATGGCTGGATGGAATGCTCTGGTGTGTATGGGAATCATTCCCTCAACTCAACGTGTAAATTTTCCTGTGCTGGTGGTTATAAGCTGAGAGGCACAGCTGAGCTCAAATGCAGTTCCTCAGGTGCATGGAACGTACCTCCACCTTCATGTGCag TCGTGTCATGTGAGCAACTATCCGCACCACCGCATGGCTGGATGGAATGCTCTGGTGTGTATGGGAATCATTCCCTCAACTCAACGTGTAAATTTTCCTGTGCTGGTGGTTATAAGCTGAGAGGCACAGCTGAGCTCAAATGCAATTCCTCAGGTGCATGGAAAGTACCTCCACCTTCATGTGCAG TCGTGTCATGTGAGCAACTATCCGCACCACCGCATGGCTGGATGGAATGCTCTGGTGTGTATGGGAATCATTCCCTCAACTCAACGTGTAAATTTTCCTGTGCTGGTGGTTATAAGCTGAGAGGCACAGCTGAGCTCAAATGCAATTCCTCAGGTGCATGGAACGTACCTCCACCTTCATGTGCAG TCGTGTCATGTGAGCAACTATCCGCACCACCGCATGGCTGGATGGAATGCTCTGGTGTGTATGGGAATCATTCCCTCAACTCAACGTGTAAATTTTCCTGTGCTGGTGGTTATAAGCTGAGAGGCACAGCTGAGCTCAAATGCAATTCCTCAGGTGCATGGAACGTACCTCCACCTTCATGTGCAG TCGTGTCATGTGAGCAACTATCCGCACCACCGCATGGCTGGATGGAATGCTCTGGTGTGTATGGGAATCATTCCCTCAACTCAACGTGTAAATTTTCCTGTGCTGGTGGTTATAAGCTGAGAGGCACAGCTGAGCTCAAATGCAATTCCTCAGGTGCATGGAACGTACCTCCACCTTCATGTGCAG TCGTGTCATGTGAGCAACTATCCGCACCACCGCATGGCTGGATGGAATGCTCTGGTGTGTATGGGAATCATTCCCTCAACTCAACGTGTAAATTTTCCTGTGCTGGTGGTTATAAGCTGAGAGGCACAGCTGAGCTCAAATGCAATTCCTCAGGTGCATGGAACGTACCTCCACCTTCATGTGCAG TCGTGTCATGTGAGCAACTATCCGCACCACCGCATGGCTGGATGGAATGCTCTGGTGTGTATGGGAATCATTCCCTCAACTCAACGTGTAAATTTTCCTGTGCTGGTGGTTATAAGCTGAGAGGCACAGCTGAGCTCAGATGCAATTCCTCAGGTGCATGGAACATACCTCCACCTTCATGTGCAG TGGAGTGTTTTCCCCTTCTTTTGTTCGGTGGTGGATTGATGAACTGCACTGAAGGACATGACAGCTCCAGATCTGCTTGTAGAGTACAGTGTCCACCTGGACATTTGCTGCTGGGCTTCACTGAGTTCACCTGCAGAGCTGATGGCATATGGGAGTCTTCCTTTCCATTGATGTGTGCAA GTTTTGTCCATTCTCTAATTGCTCTTTTGGCATCTGTTGTCGTCTCAGTGTTTTGTGGCTGTTTTTGTTGCTCCAACTGCAGAAATA GTAAAAAGGCAGTGCGAATGAG AACTCAACAGGAAACACTGAATCCAGCATTTGAAGCAGAACACACACCACTAGATGGTCCTCTATGTTCAGCATAA